A stretch of the Pseudomonas cavernicola genome encodes the following:
- the ihfA gene encoding integration host factor subunit alpha, translating into MGALTKAEMAERLYEELGLNKREAKELVELFFEEIRQALELNEQVKLSGFGNFDLRDKRQRPGRNPKTGEEIPITARRVVTFRPGQKLKARVEAYAGTKS; encoded by the coding sequence ATGGGGGCTCTGACGAAAGCTGAAATGGCCGAACGTCTGTATGAAGAGCTAGGCCTGAATAAACGGGAAGCCAAGGAATTGGTGGAGTTGTTCTTTGAAGAGATCCGGCAGGCGCTGGAGCTCAACGAGCAGGTCAAGCTGTCGGGTTTCGGCAATTTTGACCTGCGCGACAAGCGTCAGCGTCCCGGCAGGAATCCAAAGACAGGAGAGGAAATCCCGATCACGGCTCGACGCGTGGTTACCTTTCGCCCAGGGCAGAAATTAAAAGCCAGAGTTGAGGCTTATGCTGGAACCAAGTCATAA
- the pheT gene encoding phenylalanine--tRNA ligase subunit beta: protein MKFSEQWLRSWVSPKVSRDELVARLSMAGLEVDSVTLAAGAFSGVVVGEVLSTEPHPDADKLRVCQVSNGAETFQVVCGAPNVRPGLKIPFAMIDAELSGDFKIKKAKLRGVESSGMLCSASELQISDDNDGLMELPADAPVGQDIRVYLDLDDASIEVDLTPNRGDCLSLAGLAREVGALYAAEVTRPVVAVVPAVHEEVRPVEVLAAKACPRYLGRVVRNVDLSKPTPLWMVERLRRADVRSIDAAVDITNYVMLELGQPMHAFDLNEINGGIRVRMAEEGEKLVLLDGQEVSLRADTLVIADHQRALAIAGVMGGEHSGVAAGTRDLFIESAFFDTISVAGKARSYGLHTDSSHRYERGVDWQLAREAMERATGLLLEIVGGEPGPIIEVVSQEHLPSIAPITLRAERINQMLGLDIAADEVERLLSALGLQISQEQAGQWRVEVPSHRFDISLEVDLIEELGRLYGYNRLPVRYPQARLAPQPKAEARAELPALRRLLVARGYQEAITYSFIDPKLFELFSPGVEPLMLANPISTDMAAMRASLWPGLVKAVQYNLNRQQSRIRLFESGLRFVGQLEGLKQEAMLAGAICGARMTEGWAHGREVVDFYDVKADVEALLGFSGAESTFSFVAGEHPALHPGQTARIERDGRLVGFVGAIHPELSKALDLDQPVFLFELVLAEVVQGLLPKFRELSRFPEVRRDLALLVDRDVAAEAVLGIIREAAGEHLTDLKLFDVYHGKGIDPHRKSLAVGLTWQHPSRTLNDDEVSTTTQNILTSLEERFNATLRK from the coding sequence ATGAAATTCAGTGAACAGTGGCTGCGTAGCTGGGTAAGCCCGAAGGTTTCCCGCGATGAGCTGGTAGCTCGTTTGTCCATGGCCGGCCTTGAGGTTGACAGCGTGACGCTGGCCGCCGGCGCATTCAGTGGCGTGGTCGTGGGCGAGGTGCTGAGCACCGAACCGCACCCGGATGCTGACAAGCTGCGCGTTTGCCAGGTCAGCAATGGTGCCGAGACTTTTCAGGTGGTCTGTGGCGCACCGAACGTGCGCCCCGGCCTGAAGATTCCTTTTGCCATGATTGACGCCGAGTTATCGGGTGACTTCAAAATCAAGAAAGCCAAGCTGCGCGGTGTCGAGTCCAGCGGCATGCTCTGCTCGGCTTCTGAGTTGCAAATCAGCGATGACAACGATGGCTTGATGGAGCTGCCGGCGGATGCGCCGGTTGGCCAAGACATCCGTGTCTATCTCGACCTGGACGACGCCAGCATCGAAGTTGACCTGACTCCGAATCGCGGCGATTGCCTGTCGCTGGCCGGTTTGGCGCGCGAAGTCGGTGCTTTATATGCCGCCGAGGTTACGCGACCGGTCGTTGCCGTTGTACCGGCTGTACACGAGGAAGTTCGCCCCGTAGAAGTGCTGGCGGCGAAAGCATGCCCGCGCTACCTCGGTCGCGTGGTGCGCAATGTCGACCTGTCCAAGCCTACACCGCTATGGATGGTCGAGCGGCTTCGTCGCGCAGATGTACGCAGCATCGATGCAGCCGTGGACATCACCAACTATGTGATGCTTGAGCTCGGCCAGCCGATGCATGCCTTCGATCTCAACGAGATCAACGGTGGCATTCGTGTTCGCATGGCGGAAGAAGGTGAGAAGCTGGTTCTGCTGGATGGCCAGGAGGTCAGCCTGCGTGCCGATACTCTGGTCATCGCTGACCACCAGCGCGCTTTGGCTATTGCTGGCGTGATGGGCGGTGAGCACAGCGGTGTCGCTGCTGGCACTCGTGACCTTTTTATCGAGAGCGCTTTCTTCGACACCATCTCGGTGGCAGGCAAGGCGCGCTCCTATGGTCTGCATACCGACTCCTCGCACCGCTACGAACGCGGTGTCGATTGGCAGTTGGCGCGTGAAGCCATGGAGCGTGCGACTGGCTTGTTGCTAGAGATCGTCGGTGGCGAGCCAGGGCCGATCATCGAGGTGGTCAGTCAGGAGCATTTGCCAAGCATTGCGCCGATCACTCTGCGTGCCGAGCGCATCAATCAGATGCTTGGCCTTGATATCGCGGCTGATGAAGTTGAGCGCCTGCTCAGCGCCCTAGGTCTGCAGATTTCGCAGGAGCAGGCAGGGCAGTGGCGTGTGGAAGTGCCGAGCCACCGTTTCGATATCAGCCTGGAAGTCGACCTGATCGAAGAGTTGGGTCGCCTGTATGGCTATAACCGCTTGCCGGTTCGATATCCGCAAGCCCGCCTGGCACCGCAGCCTAAAGCTGAAGCTCGTGCCGAGCTGCCAGCACTGCGCCGCTTGCTCGTAGCCCGTGGCTATCAGGAAGCGATCACCTACAGCTTCATCGATCCCAAACTGTTCGAGTTGTTCAGTCCAGGCGTTGAGCCGTTGATGTTGGCCAACCCCATCTCGACTGATATGGCTGCCATGCGCGCGTCCCTGTGGCCGGGCCTGGTCAAGGCGGTGCAGTACAACCTGAACCGCCAGCAATCGCGGATTCGTTTGTTCGAAAGCGGCCTGCGCTTTGTCGGCCAGTTAGAAGGTTTGAAGCAGGAAGCCATGTTGGCCGGCGCGATCTGCGGTGCTCGCATGACCGAAGGTTGGGCCCATGGTCGTGAAGTTGTCGATTTCTATGACGTGAAGGCCGACGTAGAGGCGCTTCTTGGCTTCTCCGGTGCCGAGAGTACTTTCAGTTTTGTGGCGGGTGAGCATCCAGCTCTACACCCAGGCCAAACTGCCCGCATTGAGCGTGATGGTCGCCTCGTTGGCTTTGTCGGTGCCATCCATCCGGAGCTGAGCAAGGCCTTGGATCTGGACCAGCCGGTTTTCTTGTTCGAGCTGGTTCTGGCTGAAGTGGTGCAAGGACTGCTGCCCAAGTTCCGCGAGCTTTCGCGCTTCCCCGAGGTGCGTCGCGATCTGGCACTGCTGGTGGATAGGGATGTCGCTGCCGAAGCCGTTCTCGGAATTATTCGCGAGGCTGCTGGCGAGCATCTGACAGACCTCAAGCTATTTGATGTGTATCACGGTAAAGGTATTGATCCGCATAGAAAAAGCTTGGCGGTCGGCTTGACCTGGCAGCATCCATCGCGCACTCTTAATGACGATGAGGTGAGTACTACAACGCAGAATATCCTCACCTCGCTGGAAGAAAGGTTCAACGCCACGTTAAGGAAGTAG
- the thrS gene encoding threonine--tRNA ligase — translation MPVITLPDGSKRSFDHPVSVAEVAQSIGAGLAKATLAGKVNGTLVDASDLIDSDATLQIITSKDEEGLEIIRHSCAHLIGHAVKQLYPTAKMVIGPVIDEGFYYDIAYERPFTLEDVATIEQRMQQLIDTDYDIIKKMTPRDQVIAEFKARGEEYKLRLVEDMPDTQEMGLYYHEEYLDMCRGPHVPNTRFLKAFKLTKLSGAYWRGDAKNEQLQRIYGTAWADKKQLAAYVQRIEEAEKRDHRKIGKRLNLFHTQEEAPGMVFWHPNGWTLYQVLEQYMRQVQRENGYLEIKTPQVVDRSLWEKSGHWANYAENMFTTESENRDYAIKPMNCPCHVQVFNQGLKSYRELPMRLAEFGACHRNEPSGALHGIMRVRAFTQDDAHIFCTEEQMQAESAAFIKLTLDVYADFGFQDIQLKLSTRPEKRVGSDELWDRAEAALAAALDSAGLAYDLQPGEGAFYGPKIEFSLKDCLGRVWQCGTLQLDFNLPVRLGAEFVSEDNSRKHPVMLHRAILGSFERFIGMLIEHYEGAFPAWLAPTQAVILNITDKQADFALEVEKKLNQSGFRAKSDLRNEKIGFKIREHTLLKVPYLLVIGDREVEMQTVAVRTREGADLGSMPVAQFADFLAQAVSRRGRHDSE, via the coding sequence ATGCCTGTTATTACTCTTCCCGACGGCAGTAAGCGTTCGTTCGATCACCCGGTCTCTGTGGCTGAGGTTGCTCAATCTATTGGTGCAGGTCTGGCCAAGGCCACTCTGGCTGGCAAGGTCAACGGTACGTTGGTTGATGCCAGTGACCTGATCGACAGCGATGCGACCCTGCAGATCATCACGTCGAAAGACGAAGAGGGGTTGGAAATCATCCGCCACTCCTGTGCGCACCTGATCGGTCATGCGGTCAAGCAGCTCTATCCGACGGCTAAAATGGTGATCGGTCCGGTCATCGATGAAGGCTTCTATTACGACATCGCCTATGAGCGCCCCTTCACTTTGGAAGATGTGGCAACCATTGAGCAGCGTATGCAGCAGCTGATAGATACGGATTACGACATCATCAAGAAGATGACTCCGCGCGATCAGGTGATTGCCGAGTTCAAAGCTCGTGGCGAGGAATACAAGCTGCGTCTGGTCGAGGACATGCCTGATACGCAGGAAATGGGCCTCTACTACCACGAAGAATATCTCGACATGTGCCGCGGCCCGCACGTGCCTAACACTCGCTTCCTCAAAGCCTTCAAGCTGACCAAGTTGTCGGGCGCCTACTGGCGCGGCGATGCCAAGAACGAGCAGCTACAGCGCATCTATGGCACCGCTTGGGCCGATAAAAAGCAGCTGGCCGCATACGTTCAGCGCATTGAAGAAGCCGAGAAGCGCGATCACCGTAAAATCGGCAAGCGCCTGAACCTGTTCCACACCCAGGAAGAAGCGCCAGGCATGGTGTTCTGGCATCCGAATGGCTGGACTTTGTATCAGGTGCTTGAGCAGTACATGCGCCAAGTGCAGCGCGAGAATGGCTACCTGGAGATTAAGACGCCTCAGGTGGTTGATCGCAGTCTGTGGGAGAAGTCCGGGCACTGGGCGAACTACGCCGAAAACATGTTCACCACTGAGTCGGAAAATCGCGATTACGCGATCAAGCCGATGAACTGCCCGTGCCACGTCCAGGTGTTCAATCAGGGGTTGAAAAGCTATCGCGAGCTGCCGATGCGCCTGGCTGAGTTCGGTGCTTGTCACCGTAACGAGCCGTCCGGTGCATTGCACGGCATCATGCGTGTGCGCGCATTCACCCAGGACGACGCGCATATCTTCTGTACTGAAGAACAGATGCAGGCTGAGTCGGCGGCGTTCATCAAGCTGACCCTGGATGTCTATGCGGACTTCGGTTTCCAGGATATCCAGCTCAAGCTCTCCACTCGCCCGGAAAAGCGCGTGGGTTCCGATGAGCTGTGGGATCGTGCCGAGGCTGCATTGGCTGCTGCGCTGGATAGTGCTGGTCTGGCTTATGATCTGCAGCCGGGTGAGGGGGCGTTTTACGGTCCCAAGATCGAGTTTTCTCTAAAAGATTGTCTCGGTAGGGTCTGGCAATGCGGTACCCTGCAGCTCGATTTCAACCTGCCAGTGCGTCTGGGGGCTGAATTCGTCAGCGAAGACAACAGCCGTAAGCACCCGGTGATGCTGCATCGTGCCATCCTGGGATCTTTCGAGCGCTTCATCGGCATGCTGATCGAGCACTACGAGGGTGCATTCCCGGCTTGGCTGGCGCCAACTCAGGCGGTGATATTGAATATCACCGATAAACAGGCTGATTTTGCTCTCGAAGTTGAAAAAAAGCTCAATCAAAGCGGGTTCCGTGCCAAGTCTGACTTGAGAAACGAAAAGATCGGCTTTAAAATCCGCGAGCATACTTTGCTCAAGGTTCCTTATCTCTTGGTTATTGGAGATCGGGAAGTTGAAATGCAAACCGTCGCCGTGCGTACGCGAGAAGGTGCTGACCTGGGCTCTATGCCCGTCGCCCAATTCGCAGATTTCCTCGCTCAGGCGGTTTCCCGGCGTGGTCGCCATGATTCGGAGTAA
- the rplT gene encoding 50S ribosomal protein L20, with product MARVKRGVVARRRHKKILKLAKGYYGARSRVFRVAKQAVIKAGQYAYRDRRQKKRQFRALWIARINAGARINGLSYSRFIAGLKKAAIEIDRKVLADLAVNEKAAFAAIVEKAKAVLA from the coding sequence ATGGCTCGTGTTAAGCGTGGCGTTGTTGCTCGCCGTCGTCATAAAAAAATTCTGAAACTCGCTAAAGGCTACTATGGTGCACGCTCGCGCGTGTTCCGCGTTGCCAAGCAAGCGGTAATCAAGGCAGGCCAATATGCCTACCGTGACCGCCGTCAAAAAAAGCGTCAGTTCCGTGCTCTGTGGATCGCCCGTATCAACGCAGGCGCCCGCATCAACGGCTTGTCTTACAGCCGTTTCATTGCTGGCTTGAAAAAGGCAGCAATCGAGATCGACCGCAAGGTTCTGGCTGATCTGGCAGTGAACGAAAAAGCGGCGTTTGCTGCGATTGTCGAGAAAGCGAAAGCCGTACTGGCTTAA
- the pheS gene encoding phenylalanine--tRNA ligase subunit alpha encodes MENLDALVSQALEAVQHTEDVNALEQIRVHYLGKKGELTQVMKTLGHMSAEDRPKVGALINAAKERVQDSLNARKELLEQAALSAKLAAEFIDVTLPGRGQASGGLHPVTRTLERIEQFFTHIGYGIAEGPEVEDDQHNFEALNIPGHHPARAMHDTFYFNANMLLRTHTSPVQVRTMETQQPPIRIVCPGRVYRCDSDITHSPMFHQVEGLLVDEGISFADLKGTIEEFLRVFFEKDLGVRFRPSFFPFTEPSAEVDMQCVMCSGKGCRVCKQTGWLEVMGCGMVHPNVLRMSGIDPEKYQGFAFGMGVERLAMLRYGVNDLRLFFDNDLRFLAQFR; translated from the coding sequence ATGGAAAACCTGGATGCGCTGGTCTCTCAAGCTCTAGAGGCTGTGCAACACACTGAAGACGTCAATGCCCTGGAGCAGATCCGGGTTCATTACCTTGGCAAGAAAGGCGAGCTGACCCAGGTGATGAAGACCCTGGGCCACATGTCTGCTGAAGATCGCCCTAAAGTCGGCGCTCTGATCAATGCGGCCAAGGAGCGTGTTCAGGACTCGCTTAATGCTCGCAAGGAATTGCTTGAGCAAGCGGCGCTGAGTGCCAAGCTTGCCGCTGAGTTCATCGACGTCACGCTGCCAGGTCGTGGTCAGGCTTCTGGCGGCCTGCATCCGGTTACCCGGACGCTGGAGCGCATTGAGCAGTTCTTCACCCATATTGGTTACGGCATTGCCGAAGGCCCTGAGGTAGAAGACGATCAGCACAACTTTGAGGCGCTCAACATCCCTGGCCACCACCCGGCGCGGGCGATGCATGACACCTTCTATTTCAATGCGAACATGTTGCTGCGCACCCATACCTCGCCGGTACAGGTTCGCACCATGGAAACGCAACAGCCGCCGATCCGCATCGTCTGCCCTGGCCGTGTATATCGTTGCGACTCGGATATCACGCACTCGCCGATGTTCCATCAGGTCGAAGGCCTGCTGGTAGACGAAGGCATCAGCTTTGCTGACCTGAAAGGCACCATCGAAGAGTTTCTCCGGGTGTTCTTCGAGAAAGACCTGGGCGTGCGTTTCCGTCCGTCTTTCTTCCCCTTCACCGAGCCATCGGCTGAAGTCGATATGCAGTGCGTGATGTGTAGCGGCAAAGGCTGTCGCGTATGCAAGCAGACTGGCTGGCTGGAAGTCATGGGCTGCGGCATGGTTCACCCCAATGTGTTGCGCATGTCTGGCATCGATCCCGAGAAATACCAGGGCTTTGCCTTTGGTATGGGGGTTGAGCGTCTGGCCATGTTGCGTTACGGCGTTAACGACTTGCGTCTGTTCTTCGACAACGACCTGCGATTCCTCGCGCAATTTCGCTAG
- the rpmI gene encoding 50S ribosomal protein L35: MPKMKTKSGAAKRFLKTASGFKHKHAFKSHILTKMSTKRKRQLRGSTMVHPSDVAKVARMLRVR, from the coding sequence ATGCCAAAAATGAAAACCAAAAGCGGTGCAGCGAAGCGTTTCTTGAAAACGGCTTCGGGTTTCAAGCACAAGCACGCTTTCAAGAGCCACATCCTGACCAAAATGTCCACCAAGCGTAAGCGTCAACTGCGCGGTAGCACCATGGTGCATCCGTCTGACGTGGCAAAGGTGGCGCGCATGCTGCGCGTTCGTTAA
- a CDS encoding MerR family transcriptional regulator, which yields MLEPSHNDELPPIPGKRYFTIGEVSELCAVKPHVLRYWEQEFTQLNPVKRRGNRRYYQRQDVLMIRQIRALLYDQGFTIGGARQRLSGDEAKDDTTQYKQLIRQMIAELEDVLLVLRK from the coding sequence ATGCTGGAACCAAGTCATAACGACGAGTTGCCGCCCATACCAGGCAAGCGTTACTTCACGATTGGTGAGGTGAGTGAGCTTTGTGCGGTTAAGCCGCACGTGCTGCGTTATTGGGAGCAGGAGTTTACTCAACTCAATCCGGTTAAGCGGCGTGGCAATAGACGGTACTACCAGCGCCAGGATGTGCTGATGATCCGGCAAATCCGCGCGCTACTGTACGACCAAGGCTTTACTATCGGGGGGGCGCGACAGCGCCTCTCGGGTGACGAAGCTAAAGATGATACTACCCAGTACAAGCAGCTCATTCGGCAAATGATTGCAGAGCTGGAAGATGTTTTGCTTGTCCTGCGTAAATAG
- the infC gene encoding translation initiation factor IF-3: MIIKREMRQDKRAAPKAPINENISAREVRLIGADGEQIGIVSIDEALRVAEESKLDLVEISADAVPPVCRVMDYGKSIFEKKKQVAAAKKNQKQVQVKEIKFRPGTEEGDYQVKLRNLVRFLSDGDRAKVSLRFRGREMAHQELGMELLKRVEGDLLEYGTVEQHPKMEGRQLIMVIAPKKKK; the protein is encoded by the coding sequence ATTATTATTAAGCGTGAAATGAGACAAGATAAACGAGCTGCACCGAAAGCCCCGATCAACGAGAATATCTCGGCACGCGAGGTTCGGTTAATTGGCGCTGACGGCGAGCAAATTGGCATCGTCTCGATTGATGAAGCGCTTAGAGTCGCCGAAGAGTCCAAGCTGGACTTGGTGGAAATTTCCGCTGATGCGGTTCCACCGGTTTGCCGAGTGATGGACTACGGCAAGTCGATCTTCGAAAAGAAGAAGCAAGTTGCTGCTGCGAAGAAAAACCAGAAGCAAGTGCAGGTTAAAGAAATCAAGTTTCGTCCAGGGACGGAGGAAGGGGATTACCAGGTAAAACTACGCAACCTGGTACGTTTCCTAAGTGATGGGGACAGGGCCAAGGTATCCTTGCGATTCCGCGGCCGTGAGATGGCGCATCAGGAGCTGGGCATGGAGTTGTTGAAGCGGGTTGAAGGTGACCTGCTTGAATACGGCACCGTTGAACAGCATCCAAAGATGGAAGGACGCCAGCTGATCATGGTCATCGCCCCCAAAAAGAAGAAGTAA